A region of Argentina anserina chromosome 5, drPotAnse1.1, whole genome shotgun sequence DNA encodes the following proteins:
- the LOC126794062 gene encoding probable lipid phosphate phosphatase beta, giving the protein MEPTPPAKSTTPPPPPPLLRRFVAIDTKISQKIHILAKPFLPHSLLLLLELSADFRLFFPVALSLLLAPLLTPGPIPNPNPNSGPIHLLRPFLSPLLLGLLLDLALIGLIKFIVRRARPVYNATMSVAVSVDHFSFPSGHASRVCFVAALFYLSAAALADAVFHLRSTSPAVERWIGSDQGRTVSVLVSVVWAWAAATSISRILLGRHFVSDVFAGACLGVGEGLVAFHFLRF; this is encoded by the coding sequence ATGGAGCCAACACCACCCGCCAAATCCACCACACCTCCGCCGCCTCCGCCGCTCCTCCGCCGATTCGTCGCAATAGACACCAAAATCTCCCAAAAAATCCACATTCTCGCCAAACCGTTCCTCCCTcactccctcctcctcctcctcgaaCTCTCCGCCGACTTCCGTCTCTTCTTCCCCGTCGccctctccctcctcctcgCCCCGCTTTTAACCCCCGGCCCAATCCCAAACCCGAACCCGAACTCCGGCCCAATCCATCTCCTCCGCCCCTTCCTCTCCCCTCTCCTCCTCGGCCTCCTCCTCGACCTCGCCCTCATCGGCCTCATCAAGTTCATCGTCCGCCGCGCCCGCCCCGTCTACAACGCCACCATGAGCGTCGCCGTTTCCGTCGACCACTTCTCCTTCCCCAGCGGACACGCCTCCAGGGTCTGCTTCGTCGCCGCTCTCTTCTACCTCTCCGCCGCCGCCCTCGCCGACGCTGTTTTCCACCTCAGGTCGACGTCGCCGGCCGTCGAGCGCTGGATCGGTTCCGATCAAGGCAGGACCGTGAGTGTTCTGGTCTCGGTCGTCTGGGCCTGGGCCGCGGCCACTTCGATCTCGAGGATTTTGCTCGGCCGGCACTTCGTCTCCGACGTCTTCGCCGGGGCTTGTTTAGGCGTGGGTGAGGGTCTAGTAGCGTTTCATTTCCTCAGATTCTAA